A stretch of Gambusia affinis linkage group LG10, SWU_Gaff_1.0, whole genome shotgun sequence DNA encodes these proteins:
- the gpx7 gene encoding glutathione peroxidase 7 — protein sequence MLPAAFSVTSATLLLLLILIGLTESKQKDFYTFKVVNSRGKLVSLEKYRGSVSLVVNVASDCGFTDQHYRDLQQLQRDFGPFHFNVLAFPCNQFGQQEPGSDKEIDSFVRTVYGVSFPLFSKIAVVGTGANNVYKHLAEVSGKEPDWNFWKFLIDVDGRVVDGWGPKVPVTEIRPKIADMVRQIILRKKEEL from the exons atgcTTCCCGCTGCGTTCTCCGTTACATCGgcaacattattattgttgctaATATTAATCGGCCTGACAGAGAGCAAACAAAAAGACTTTTACACGTTTAAGGTGGTAAACAGCAGAGGGAAGCTGGTTTCTTTGGAGAAGTACCGCGGTTCG GTGTCTCTGGTGGTGAACGTCGCCAGCGACTGCGGTTTCACCGACCAGCACTACCGagacctgcagcagctgcagcgggACTTCGGTCCGTTTCACTTCAACGTCCTGGCTTTCCCCTGCAACCAGTTCGGCCAGCAGGAGCCCGGCAGCGACAAGGAGATCGACAGTTTCGTGCGAACCGTGTACGGAGTCTCCTTCCCGCTGTTCAGCAAAATCGCCGTGGTTGGAACAGGAGCCAACAATGTCTACAAACACCTGGCAG AGGTGTCCGGAAAAGAGCCTGACTGGAACTTCTGGAAGTTCCTCATCGACGTTGATGGCAGAGTGGTGGACGGCTGGGGCCCGAAGGTTCCCGTCACGGAGATCCGGCCGAAGATCGCCGACATGGTGCGGCAGATAATCCTGAGGAAGAAGGAAGAGCTTTAA